tgacaatggcttgaaaataaagccgaaaaaccggtcaggacctactacctgtctattatttttcacctgtggatatgtgtgacatatatatctatctatattatatatatattatatatatatatattatatatatatatatatatatatatatatatatacagtggaaatGATTACTAGGAATTTCATGAATTCACAGTACCGTAATTATAAATTCTAGTTACGAGTAGGGAAATATTTCATGAACATTCTTTCCactgatttatttaaaaaactaacACTTTtgcagtaaaatattaaaattccagGTAAGGGTACAAAATgtttgaagaaaagtaaaagaaaaaggttaTCATTAGACGCAATTCTTTTGTGAAGGACTAAGACTAAACAATAAGGTGATTATTTTCATATGACCCAGTTACTCAAAAACTTTCCTTCAAAGATAAttggaaatatttatgaaattcctGGCAAACATCACAATAGAAATGTATAGCGCAAAGCAGAACGGACCTTATGGTAGATTAAAAcccataattaataaatattcgcttatataatgaagtcatgtgTATCTACCATGacgttttaaatatattatttatatatatatcacacacacacacacatacatacacacacatacacacacacacacacacacacacatatatatatatatatatatatatatatatatatatatatatatatatatatatatatatatatatatatatatacatacataaaatgtcTGTGAAGTTAAACAATtccctctaataaaaagagcccataaaattgcaaaaaaagtaGAAAGTATATACATTTCAGAGAGCAAACTGTCCCTCTCCTCAGATTGGGgatgaatgagaagagttacagaaaaggcggcatTTACAAAAAGAGGCCCACAGGTCAGCCATTACGTCATTTCAGATGGTAATTCATTTTTAACCTTCTTAATCGCtgattggaggaagattttatttataatatctgaATTCCACGATACCTTTGAAACATTCATTGTGTTTTTCTTTGatcaaagctgattctatcatctgacttttgaaCAGACAATTGCTGCtaaaaattatatgtgacaaattccagtttaatctgtgattatggttatttgtATGGTTacaaatagctgagctctgttgtccatacctaactgaacgtgtgtgtgtgtatgcaaccatgaaatatagccagtaattaTATCATCAATCACAAAGAGGCTAAAGAAATTATGCACAGAAAGGTAACTGTAAAATCAACATTACTTAATCATGTATTATGAAGAATTACTTAGTTCACCTTTCCTATTGACCTGTCGtactgactttctctctctctctctctctccacatacacatggatatatgtatatatatatatatatataattaatatatatatatatatagatatatatatatatatattatatatatattaaaaactactggTCACCTTTTACCTAGACAAGTTTGTGAGTGCAAAGCCTTCCATCGAAATTCGTGGTCGCTTCGGCAACTTGACCTTGCtctgatactctggatgcggATTCGAACCTtgctaccggacatcagaattacttcaaaaTCTTTCATTTGGAtcaaaggctttgtagtgaaaagtGCATccgaaaagtgtgaagaattcgagaagttatgaTGGCAATGCAGTTGTTAcaattacatacaaacacacataatatatacataatcctACATGTGCGCGTGTACATGTAGGAATGTTTTTATGGAGGTTTTATTTTTGTGGCCTTGTAATGTGATTGGATTTATAAATTACATCCCGATATTAACATCTCCAGCCATTTTATAAATTACGATTGCACTAATGGCACGGGTTTTGTACGAAACGACTCTACCGTTTTGGTTAATATTGTACCAAGTATGACTTGttcactgacagagagagagagagagagaggagagagagagagagagagagtgatgtatCATATAAGGGACAAGAGGAGGTCACATAAACTAGTATCTCACGAGACTCAAGTCttttatacgggctgctctacgagcaagagcccgtgctggcacaaggccagcttaatcttaaacaacaacaggCTCAAGTCAAATTATAATTCCAAGGGGATCGAATGCCACTTTTCGGTTCAGAGCCCAAAGTACAATCTTTGCACCACGAGGGCCGCtcactcataaacacacacatacagagagagagagagagagagagagagagagagagagagagagagagacgggtacaCCGATCGATATCCAAGAACTCACGGGAAAGAAAATGGGAGAGGAGGAATGACTATGAAAAAGCGACAACGTCCACAGTCGACACGTAACCCTCTTCCCGCACCCGCACTGCTTGTGCCGAGTGAGTGAGTGTGAAGGAATGCTGGCGAGTTTTTACTGGGGGAAATGAAGGCCGCATGTGACTTGGGCCCCTCAAGGCCAAGGACACTAGAAAAAAATGTTCCCTTAGATGACAAAATAACGAGGGCGTTGATAATCTGAAGATTTCTATTGTCTACCTCTTTCTTTTCTACGTACAGCTTAACTGCTTGCTTTCTTTATTGCAGCAAATCACTTCCAAACGCTCCAAAAGCTCTCGCAGGGTAAGGTCTTCATATATGGGAACTTCCAATATTGACCATCAAAACATATTTCATCACTTCCTCCTTTATACGAGTAAACTAAAATTTCTTAAACTAAATCCAAAAGATCAAAATGAACTTGAAATGTGAAACCAGTAGGTATTCAAACAAAccaaacattttttaccagtaggtattcaaacaaaccaaaaaaccataaattttttttaatcattataaaaCCACTTGCCATATACATACAGCAATGAAGCGCCAAACTAATCTTTCTGAAAATCAAATGCAATCGATCAGAGGCGAAAACTCTACTTAGCTATTAACAAACGGTTAACTATAATAACTATTATTGAAACTGCTCGTTCTACCGTTTTCGTAGACTTCAATGAACAAAACTCTCAACAACAAacacaatgagagagaggagagagagagagaggagagagagagagagagagagagagagagagaaattcgccgAGTTATCGAAGGCGTATACAGACAATAACCGGATCGTTTGCCGAAGTTCAAATCGATATCAAAACCTTTAATTgcattccgattttttttttgcttctacttatttttgttttagcgtGGATAATCATCTTCAAAGGGTAACATAATATTTGTGTTACCCTTGATAAAGTGAAAAGTCAGCAGCCAAATTAAACTATGCAATACCCGATCGTATTTTAGTAGTGGCAACATAGCAGCTATAGTTAAAACATTTGCGAGCGACGCAGCTTGATGTATACGAGCAAAATGAATTTCAGATATAACTAGTACATTTTTGTAATACTGTTATCATAGATGATAAAAAGGAGACTAAGCGTACATCTAGTGCTAATCGCCTGAATAACCGTAAATGGCACTTGGCAATGAACCGAACTGATTATAGCAACGTGTGCCGACGCATGACTCGGTGAATAAATAATAACACTGGGAAATGGCGCAGACCACGCCGATATTCTCAAAGCGCTCCGAGAAAATATTAGCTACCTAATCAATCCTATTAGACATAGTAATTAACATAAACAGAACAATCAGAGCTCGGTTCGCTAAGACACTTCGTACAGGCAACTCTCTTCATAGGGGGAACTTGGCATCCAGATACAGTTTATCACGTGAGTATACATACCTATTCATCGTACGTAGTTTATATCACAAATGAATTTTGACAAAACTTATTTATACAGCATGGGCAGCGGAGTCATCGGCAAAGAGTGCATCATCTCATTCAGCAACAACCACCAATACCCTgtagggccttttttttttttttttttttttttttttttttttttggtaccctTAGTGAAGCAAATGAAAAATCCAGTTCTACCTGGCAAACTCACATCATTGAGAGGAACTACGTTCTTTCGAATAGTTCTGGAAATATTTTGAAGAGAATGAGTCTTCTTAACTACATATATCCAAATTCTGTAAACAGACAGCAAAGAAAACGGAAAATTCGCAACAGTAATTAGATATACATAAATCAATTACGTTGGTAGATCTATAGTTTGCTCTCTCATATATCAAGACAGCTTTCGCTCTACAATTCTAGTACCCGGATCCTCCAATTCTGCCCCTCTCTTATGCATtaccctatatatgtatattctttccTTGAGACGTCTGTGCTCCGTCTTGAAAGGACTGGCATGTATATGGCCTAGAACATTTCCAACTTCGTTCTTTCAACTTGGAGGTCTGTAAGTTTTTGGTTTAGGAAGGGGCCCCTCGAGGGGGCAAGATACAAACGTGACCATGACCATTCATGCAAATCtaaacaagatttcattttactaCACCGTAAAATGGGATTTTGTTCAAGTTTTACAAGTCACCTTTGCTTACTTCAGCCATCCACAAGGTGTTACAATCTCTGTTGATATGTTTTGTGGTTACCTCATGACAGCAAATGCTAAATGCAGGAAATTACAGTAAAACTAGGAGTTTGGGACAGATGTTTTTCgcggacggagagagagacgacagagaggatggaggggggggggggcgagagagagagagagagagagagagagagaggcgcggcaAAATATGAAACTATTAGTATGAACTCACTTCCGGCATCTGAtattctacaaacttatgttttaATGAAGACACAACATTAAAATACCTTGTAACCAGAGAAATTAAGCTATATTTTAAGAACAAACATTGACCTGTTTTGTACCAAAATCTCTTATACTTCGGTCTAATATTCACAGCAGATTCTCCACACCTTTCCTACAATGATCAGTTCAGACACTAAAGCTAAAAGTGAACCCTTTACTCTCGGATAGCTTGTAACTCTCCACATGGAATCTCTTCCACTGACTGCGAAAAGCATCATTCTGTGATTTCTTGGTTCAACGAACTGCCTGCAACTTTTTACAGTGACCTATCCTGCAAAAGTAGGTTCAGTATCTCAATTCAGGTTCAAGCTTACCCCCTATTAACCCCTACCTCTCCCACCCCCATATAGTGTGGGTTGTAAGCTACCCATCCTTTGTAaagcaaaaaatctctctctctctctctctctctctctctctctctctctctctctctctctctctctcacacgagaAATTTGACATTCGTAAATAAATTAACAGGCGAGTGTGCTGTTACTAATTCATGAACAAGAAGAGTATCTAAGTGATCTCATtgtgaacaaaacaaaataagactGATGGAATGAGTATTAAAAGCCTCTTGAAAAATGAATGTGTAAAAACCTTGACGTGCATCTATCTGTATGCACTGTCTTTCAGTCTGATGATATGAGAAATTAAGGCAGAACTTACAAGGGACGAATTTTAAAACTCTAAGACTTAATAATAcctaaaatgtaaacataatttaTGCACAACTAAGACAGACTAACATTCTTACCTTCTCAATTTATAAGGCGAGGGTTCAAAACCATACAGAATCCTTTCGACGCTGGTGGGTCGTTCAATGACGGTACAATCAATACATCCAATTTCTTCGATATTTTTATGCAattcgttctcctcctcctcctcctcctcccccccactcTCACTATCACTACCACTATCAATCTTCTCTTTACTCTTGACTCCTTCACAAACACTGCTAACGCTCCCCGCATTAATTTGACCACATTCACGAACACTTTCGCTATCACTTATACTCAAGGGCGCTTTTTCCGCCGCCTGTCCCCTTGCCTCCGCTAATGCTACAGTAGCACTCAATAAATTGTCACTTCTGCTTCCTGAATCAAACTCAAAAGGTTTCTCAATTTTCTCTTCTTCGACGACTTGGTCCCCTTTGAGTTGGAAAAGCAGCTCACTTCCTGCTGCCGATTCAAACGAATCACTACTACGGCAAGCACTGTAGTAGCTGGAAGGTCTGCTGTTACTGGCACTACTCGTTTCTCGGGGCTCACAAGGAACTTCTACGACACTCGTAAATACATTCACTGATGATTTACTCGCAGATTTGTTGCTTTTACCGCTCTCCTTCCTCAGAAAGGAAGGAAGCTCGGCATCTTGAAATCGACACTTTTTGATATCATCGACGTTGTCGATACTGACCGACTTGAGCTGATGCCTTAGAGAAggtattttattataattctgatgatgatgatgatgatgatgatgttgatgggcACGAGCAGATTTTTTCGGATGTTTTTTGTGATCTTTAGTGATCTCCACAGATTTATTTTCGCTGAGTAGGGAATAAAAATCCTCCTTCAGAGATAAAATCTCATCTCGTAAATTGCTGATGTCTTCGCAAGAAGAGACGATGCACCGTTCTTCGGAATCCTCCTTGAGGTGCGCCTGCTTTCCTTTGCGGGTCAGAATTTCCGCTTTGATTGCACTGATCTCGTTCTTCAGACTCGTGATATCAAACGTAGGAATACTGGGCATGCTTGGCGACGTTGCCAAGGCATTCTCAGAGGGCCAACCCTCATTCTCATTTGCGCACTCTTGACGATAAGGGTCATCGCCATAACTGAAAAGGAAACCTAACGGCGGTGGCGGCAGAGTGGGCGTGGGAGGCGGAGGTGGGAGGAGGCTGGGAGTGGGAGGAGGGGTCAATCCAATACAATCACTGTTTATGCACAGAGTCAAGTCATGGTGTTGAGTCCTCATACTTGAAAGGTCTCCTTCTCTGGGTTCCGCTCTTCCTTTCTGCCCATCGGCTTTCATCGTCATTAATATCCCTTCAGTGCCTTGACTCTTACTGGCACTAGTGCCACCACCACTTCCAACACCAAAGGCATAAGAAGTCGACTCTGTAGCACCAGTCGTTGCAGATGTTAGTTGCAAGAGTGGTGGGGAACAGATATCTGAGTGTGAGCACTTGATCTCCTGCTCTTGCTCCTCCTCTGCATCCAGTTCCTTCCCAATTGACCTCTTGCATTTAACTGCAACATCTGGAGTCCCTTGGATCTTGTATGGAACCTCCTGAGGCAAACATTGATAGTCGAAAACATCACAATCTTCATGAAAGACTTCCTCATTAAActcaaatttccttttattctcaCAGTTACTTTTTACGACACTATCTACGTTCATATCAAGCAGAAATAAATTATCATGTTGCTTTCGATCTCCCAAAGCATTACATTCGTCAAAATCTTTCACAGAATTAAAGTCACCATCGACTGAGTCATTGCAAACGTTGTTTTCCTTCGATTCATTCAACGCCTGtgaaaaagataaagaagaaatggAATACGAAGGATTATCACCCCCAATGAATGAGCACCGAGGCGAGTCGATGATGATTCTGTTCACCTGTTCGTTTTGCAACTGGATTTCTGGTTCACGTAACGAGTTAACTTTCTCAACCATTTTTTGGTCGAGAGATTCAACGACTTCGTCGGTTCCTGGTGCTTTCGGTTTCTTCGAAAAAGCATCGTCTGGCGAAGAAAGGCTCCCACCAACAAGCTCCAACATCATACTATTCCTCGCCGAGGAACCATTACTCTTGCATAACGGCTGATCTTTCGTGACGTCCTCCACTTCGGTGTCAGTGTCTGAAGCGTCTTGTTGATCAAGGTGGGCTAATGAAGCCTCTATGTTGTCCTCGAGGGATTGGTCGTAATCCTTTCGTCGTTGATGGGTAGCATCACCAACAACTGAAGATGACGTCGCTGGCAACGTACTACAAGCATCAGCAAGAGCGCTCGGCGATGTCGAACCGACACTAGACTCGCACTCTGGACTGGAGACAAGAGATGCATCGAGGGATCCCGTAGACACTAAGGAGGAAACACTAGTAACGGAGGACAGACTGTCACGGCGGTGGTCTCCCGCAAGGGCGTGAGTTGTTTCCTTAGCTTCCTGAATGGCACGCATCATATCTTCCTGTGCCGAAGTAAATCCTCGTACGGCTTCCAAAACAGCTTTGTTTGGGTTACCGCTTTCGAGACCACGATAATGATCATGCTTAAGGCTTTCAGTCGATTCCTCTGTCGATCTCacctcctccctcttctctcccGCTCCTCCCCCTTCGGAGCCATCGTCGAGCAATGGACTTGGAATAGATTGCTCGTGATGATCTCCACTGCTTCTCGATTGACCTGCAATTGCCAGTGATGTTGGGTCAGTCTCGCGTTTGGGATGAATCATGGAGGCCCGTGACACTCTCCGCGCCACACCCGACCCTTGACGATCATGTACACTTTCACCTCCACCGCTCTGAAGGGGACGGGGCGAGCACAACGTCGAGATGCGTTGCAAAGATGAACAAGGCTCAAGTGGAAGTGCGGCTTGCGCTGGAGGGGGAGGGAAGTTATTCGAGTTGTTAAGTGGcgggggaggtggagggggaggaggtagtaAAAGTGGCGTGACAGGGGTGCCGCAGGGGAGGGTGGGAGAACCGTTCGCGTCTCGAGTGTCGACCACACTCAAAGACTCACCAGAATCTGAGTCATGTGTCTTGTTGTCATGGTGGGTGGAACATTCGAGGACTGCCCTAccatctttctcctcctcctcctcttcctcctcctcctccaccaactCTACCTCCACCTCCACTTCCACTTCATTCACTTCCTGttgctcttctttttctctctcacccACAATTCCGCCACCTACACTCCTCCAAAGGGCACTCAGTATGCCACTCAACAGGGCAAAACTCACACTGACAGTCATCAACCAGAGGGATTTGAAACATTTACGCAAGCACTGCTGCAGCCATCCTGCCTCAGGCGGTGCTTCCGTGAAGGAATTggcctggtggtggtggtggtggtgctgctgttgctgttgctgttgttgcatAGGACGTCGTTTGCGATCTTTGCGAGTACGACGACGACGTAACTCTGTTCGTTCTCTCTTGCTCCGCTGCGCACTGTCACTGCTCTCTCTTACTAAGTCTCGGGCATGGTGGCTAGGACGATGGCCAGGATCTGGGGCTAGCACCACACTCGGGGACCACCAAGGCACCAACTCACccctcccaccaccaccaccaccaccaccaccactatctTGATGCCCCCCCATCATCGCAATGAATAAGTTTAACAATTAAATGGTTATTAGATCACCAACTTGTCCAACCATCGCAAACCGAAGTTGAGACACCAAATCACGCAATTCGAATTTTTCACGAAACATTTGCCTCTCGTTATCTATTTCTTTCACTGAGGCTCTCGAACTTCCTTTCGTGGTCTTTCAACAAAAGGTTCGGAAATATGACGACGACGAACCATTTTCTTTCACATCAAAATCAAACACTCGCATATCAATTCCCGCACTGTTGCGACAATGAATGGGACCTTCTTTACAAATGTTACTgccgtcggagagagagagagagagagataggccggggaggggggatggtggtggtggtgaaggAGGCTAAAGGCAGTCAGTAGCCGTGACCATATTCCCTATGCATCACTCGTGAGTGACGTTAGAAGACACCTCCGCAATTTCCTCTCTCGCCGTCGATCGCACTTAGAGCAAGTTAGCACACAAACGACCGTTTCAACCGGATGCTCCTCCTCCAGCTACTTCTGACGGTGCCGATGGGGCGGCCACTGTATCCCCAACATCACAACCCAGCGAGGCTGACGCAACTAACTCCGTTAGCCTCTGTTTGCTGATGCTGACTGCTCTTCCCCCTTCTTCCCCACTCGCGTCTCCTTCCCCATCTCATCCCTACCTATCAACCCGATAGTCCCATCCGTTCCCCAAAGCTACATCACCTGCTGCTGCGGTTGGCAGCGTTAGTGGATAAGGGCACAACCGGTGCTCTTGCTCATGTTGCCTCTCTAATTGCCAAGTACTGACTGAGACGGCATTCATGCacacacttttacacacacattatatatatatatatatatatatatatatatatatatatatatatatatatatatatatatacatacatacatacacatgtttgtgtgtgtgttaaaaaaaGGGAGCCAGAATACAAATCGAATGAGAGTATGCCAAAAGTGTGCGTTCCAtcttcaatggaaaaaaaataacagccgTGAGAAAGACCctgaaaatgaaaagcaagagGTGCTATATTAAGCACGGAAAAGCCTGAGGTGTTATTTTGAGGCGAATCGAGTCTGAGGGAATTCTTAGTggtgaagaagaaaagagaaggggGTCATTGGTGTGTGCCAAAGTAGTAGTCGGGAGGAGAGTTGCCAAGTGCCACACATGCATCGCGATCATACATACAGACTTTTAAACAACACAGGTGACAGATTACACTATTCATTCGTTCCAGTATCGCTCGACGTTGCCAAATCTGTTAACAATCACGTAAGAGGGAAAATGTATTTGTACGTTTCctaaaatgaacataaaacattatatatatatatatatatatatatatatattatatatatatatatatatatatatatatatatatatatatgcattacgctacaaatgtcctttaaaatctaatttgttctatttcggaattaatatattttcatacataggTATGTTACCCGAAgacgaattttttagttgataagaaaatcATCGGCTCACTGGCTAGAATCACGGAACCAAAAATTCAGGATGTGCAATGGCGGTGTGATaaaattcacatacatacatgtatacacacacacacacacacacacacaacacacatatatatatatatataatatatatatattatataatatatatatatatatatatatatatatatatatatatatatacatatatatatatatatgcagttatgAATCCAGATAaagtttaataattaataaattatataatatatatatatatatatatatatatatatatatatatatatatatagcagttatGAATCCagataaagttaataaatcatgtatatatatatatatatatatatatatatatatataatatatatatatatatgtgtgtgtgtgtgtgtgtgtgtgtgtgtgtgtgtgtgtgtgtgtgtatatatatatatatatatatatactatatataatatatcatatatatatatatatatatatatacataatttattaattgattaaacTTTATCTGGATTcataactgcatatatatatatatatatatatatatatatatatatatatatatatatatatatttattaataatattattaaacttTATCTGGATTcaaaactgcatatatatataatataatataatatatatatataaatatatatatatatatatatatatatatacatatacacacacacacatatatatatatatattacacacacatacaacacagatatatataccgCGATGGAGCGCGAAGATGACGACTTGCATACAGATATTTGTAAAAGATTGGCCAACAACAGAGGAACTGAATATAAATGACAGCGGAAGTCTAACATACTGATGTTCTTGTGGGTGAGGATGACTGAACTCCCTCGCTTGGTCAGGATGTgcatcattactctctctctctctctctctctctctctctctctctctctctctctctccccttagaACTCTTCGATCTAGCATACACTACTATGTGGTATTAGATCAATGGAACCCTGATAAAGCTAATAAAGAACTGACTTTCCACTGGAAGACAACTGGAAATAGGATAAGCATAATTtgctttaattatatatagtttatcttGAAATTCTCTAATAATCTTGTTGATCCGCAATGGCGACACCTGTTCTTCCGCCATTTACTGtaattttacggaaaactaaatcATTAAAGCATATTACTCTTGTTTAGGGTTGCCTTTGAATCTGACCAAGGGCACTCACTCTACTATGGAAGTTAAATCGTGACCGCGCCTTGGAAGGGCAGCGCAAAGCGCTGACTGACTGACACAGACTGCTGCACATTCCGAAACTATCTACAAgctcccactttttcatttgaaCAAAACTGCTTTATTAATGAGGTTGACTCATTAGGCATCGTGCATAAATACCTTCAGCCACGAGCAGAGTGTCAGAGTCCCTGGTCAAGGTTATCCTTCACACACACAGAGGAATAAATCTTCTTGGTTGCTACAGAAAAAGCTCTTCATATACTTTGAT
This window of the Macrobrachium nipponense isolate FS-2020 chromosome 5, ASM1510439v2, whole genome shotgun sequence genome carries:
- the LOC135215582 gene encoding uncharacterized protein LOC135215582 isoform X3, with the translated sequence MMGGHQDSGGGGGGGGGRGELVPWWSPSVVLAPDPGHRPSHHARDLVRESSDSAQRSKRERTELRRRRTRKDRKRRPMQQQQQQQQHHHHHHQANSFTEAPPEAGWLQQCLRKCFKSLWLMTVSVSFALLSGILSALWRSVGGGIVGEREKEEQQEVNEVEVEVEVELVEEEEEEEEEEKDGRAVLECSTHHDNKTHDSDSGESLSVVDTRDANGSPTLPCGTPVTPLLLPPPPPPPPPLNNSNNFPPPPAQAALPLEPCSSLQRISTLCSPRPLQSGGGESVHDRQGSGVARRVSRASMIHPKRETDPTSLAIAGQSRSSGDHHEQSIPSPLLDDGSEGGGAGEKREEVRSTEESTESLKHDHYRGLESGNPNKAVLEAVRGFTSAQEDMMRAIQEAKETTHALAGDHRRDSLSSVTSVSSLVSTGSLDASLVSSPECESSVGSTSPSALADACSTLPATSSSVVGDATHQRRKDYDQSLEDNIEASLAHLDQQDASDTDTEVEDVTKDQPLCKSNGSSARNSMMLELVGGSLSSPDDAFSKKPKAPGTDEVVESLDQKMVEKVNSLREPEIQLQNEQVNRIIIDSPRCSFIGGDNPSYSISSLSFSQALNESKENNVCNDSVDGDFNSVKDFDECNALGDRKQHDNLFLLDMNVDSVVKSNCENKRKFEFNEEVFHEDCDVFDYQCLPQEVPYKIQGTPDVAVKCKRSIGKELDAEEEQEQEIKCSHSDICSPPLLQLTSATTGATESTSYAFGVGSGGGTSASKSQGTEGILMTMKADGQKGRAEPREGDLSSMRTQHHDLTLCINSDCIGLTPPPTPSLLPPPPPTPTLPPPPLGFLFSYGDDPYRQECANENEGWPSENALATSPSMPSIPTFDITSLKNEISAIKAEILTRKGKQAHLKEDSEERCIVSSCEDISNLRDEILSLKEDFYSLLSENKSVEITKDHKKHPKKSARAHQHHHHHHHHQNYNKIPSLRHQLKSVSIDNVDDIKKCRFQDAELPSFLRKESGKSNKSASKSSVNVFTSVVEVPCEPRETSSASNSRPSSYYSACRSSDSFESAAGSELLFQLKGDQVVEEEKIEKPFEFDSGSRSDNLLSATVALAEARGQAAEKAPLSISDSESVRECGQINAGSVSSVCEGVKSKEKIDSGSDSESGGEEEEEEENELHKNIEEIGCIDCTVIERPTSVERILYGFEPSPYKLRRTDMRERDLEEEEREEILGSDDEEQEDPFDYCKGGYHPVKIGDLFYNRYHVIRKLGWGHFSTVWLCWDLQAKRFVALKVVKSASHYTETALDEIKLLKCVRESDENDPKRDKTVQLLDDFKISGVNGTHVCMVFEVLGHNLLKFIIRSNYQGIPLGNVKRIIRQVLEALDYLHAKCKIIHTDIKPENILMCVDESYIRKLAYEATQWQKMGLKLPGSLVSTAPKHYSQPDPNAKMSKNKKKKLKKKQKAKQALLENQMKELEALEEKEARQALEACDLVTPNASVLSNESSIEESSNMESQTNEQQLDKVAEGLEEVALQLQSQQPQQQQQQQQQLINSNQIQELEPQNHPLSQSHPPQLHTSLASQPQLITPNLTLEEEAQQKLVDKEVQGLQGKMRSSKILKEHRKSLAEMCEGDVRPGGAVGLSLDPLMNGHDSPRPTLGRSESEITPDMRLPPEDEEGDDGGANISNMSGASNSSSAGGMRRVASCPDHKAIDRNPDPVTEVCDMKVKIADLGNACWVDHHFTEDIQTRQYRCLEVLLGAGYGAPADIWSTACMAFELATGDYLFEPHSGADYTRDEDHLAHIIELLGKIPRHIAQSGKYSKEFFDKKGDLKHITKLRPWGMFEVLTEKYEWPEEEARAFSDFLIPMLAFDTSERATASECLKHPWLNS